A portion of the Cellulophaga algicola DSM 14237 genome contains these proteins:
- the asnS gene encoding asparagine--tRNA ligase: protein MKSHSIKELLSSNLSLQEVTINGWVKTFRSNRFIALNDGSTINNIQCVVDFENFDEALLKKVSTGAAVKISGTLVESQGRGQSVEIQVKELVVLGVSDPDTYPIQPKKHSLEFLREKAHLRVRTNTFAAVMRVRSTLSFAVHRYFQNNGFYNVHTPIITGSDAEGAGEMFRVSTLDQKKPPLNDAGEIDFKQDFFGKETNLTVSGQLEAETYAMALGKVYTFGPTFRAENSNTSRHLAEFWMIEPEVAFNDLDANMDLAEDFIKDVINYILEHCAEDLKFLEQRLIDEEKSKPQAERSDMPLIEKLKFVAENNFKRVSYTEAIDILKSSTPNKKKKFKYIIEEWGADLQSEHERFLVEKHFKCPVILFDYPAKIKAFYMRLNDDGKTVRAMDILFPGIGEIVGGSQREERLDVLLEKIKELGIDEEELWWYLDLRKFGTAVHSGFGLGFERLVLFATGMGNIRDVIPFPRTPQNAEF, encoded by the coding sequence ATGAAATCACACAGCATAAAAGAATTACTTTCTTCAAACCTTTCCTTACAAGAAGTTACCATCAATGGATGGGTAAAAACTTTTAGAAGCAACAGATTTATTGCCTTGAACGATGGCTCTACCATTAACAATATTCAATGTGTTGTTGATTTTGAAAATTTTGATGAAGCGTTACTGAAAAAAGTTTCTACAGGAGCCGCAGTTAAAATTTCTGGTACGCTAGTAGAGAGTCAAGGAAGAGGGCAAAGTGTAGAAATTCAAGTTAAAGAGTTGGTTGTTTTGGGTGTTTCTGATCCGGATACCTACCCTATTCAACCAAAAAAGCACTCTTTAGAATTTTTAAGAGAAAAAGCACATTTACGAGTGCGCACCAATACGTTTGCAGCCGTAATGAGAGTACGCTCCACGCTGTCATTTGCAGTTCATAGATATTTCCAAAATAACGGATTCTACAACGTACATACCCCAATTATTACAGGGTCTGATGCTGAAGGAGCTGGTGAAATGTTTAGAGTATCTACTTTAGATCAGAAAAAACCACCTTTAAATGACGCAGGAGAGATAGATTTTAAACAAGACTTTTTTGGTAAAGAAACAAACTTAACTGTTTCTGGTCAATTAGAGGCCGAAACGTATGCTATGGCATTAGGAAAAGTATACACTTTTGGACCCACTTTTAGAGCTGAAAACTCTAATACTTCTAGGCATTTAGCAGAATTCTGGATGATTGAACCTGAAGTTGCATTTAACGACTTAGATGCAAATATGGATCTTGCAGAAGATTTTATCAAAGATGTTATTAATTATATATTGGAGCACTGTGCTGAAGATTTGAAATTTTTAGAACAACGCTTAATAGATGAAGAAAAATCTAAACCTCAGGCAGAGCGAAGCGATATGCCACTTATTGAAAAACTAAAGTTTGTTGCAGAAAATAACTTTAAAAGAGTTTCATATACGGAAGCAATAGATATTTTAAAAAGCAGCACACCTAATAAGAAAAAGAAATTTAAATATATTATTGAGGAATGGGGAGCAGACTTACAAAGTGAGCATGAACGTTTCCTTGTAGAGAAACATTTTAAGTGTCCTGTAATTTTGTTTGACTACCCTGCCAAAATAAAAGCATTTTATATGCGTTTAAATGATGACGGTAAAACCGTAAGGGCAATGGATATTCTATTTCCTGGAATTGGAGAAATCGTTGGCGGTTCTCAACGTGAGGAACGTTTAGATGTTTTATTAGAAAAAATAAAAGAACTAGGCATTGACGAAGAAGAATTATGGTGGTACTTAGACCTTAGGAAGTTTGGTACAGCTGTACATAGTGGTTTTGGATTAGGTTTTGAAAGATTAGTTCTTTTCGCTACAGGAATGGGTAATATTAGAGATGTTATACCTTTCCCTAGAACGCCACAAAATGCAGAGTTCTAA